The DNA segment TGCAGGGCGGTACTACTGGGGCATCCGGTGACTCCGCACTGATCAATGATAATTTTGTCGACAGTGCCGATGCCGATGCGGTTACCGATATCACCATTTCGGAGGGCAAGCTCGAAAGCCTGGTAGGGAATATTACCCTGCAGGCGAGCCAGGACGTCAAGTTCGAGACATTTTCGGACGGCAATCTGTACCTCAGTAATGTCACCAATGGCAGCACTTTCTCGATCCTGGCAGGACGGGATATTATTTCCCAGGATCCCGTCACCAATGACGCGATTTCCACTGCCGGCGGGGCGATCAATTTTACTGCTTCGACTGGCCAGATCAATCTGGGTGGCAGCCTCAACAGCAATGGCGGCCAGATCACGCTGAATGCGGGCACTACCCTGGCTGTCGGCGCCATCAGTTCCACCGATGGTGCTTCCGCCGGCAACATCACCCTGACGTCTGGCGGCCCGATGATGCTGGGTCGTATCGGCGGGATTAATGCGAACGCATCTGCACCGGGCGATGTCCGCCTCACGTCCGGCGGCGCAATCTCCATTTTGAATGACAACAACATCAGGGCCAATCGCTTGAAAGTGATTGCCGCAGGAGGCATCGACGATGGCACTGGCGGCCATGCCTATACGGATGTCAGCAGCCTCAATGCCTACAACTCCGGTTCGGGCGATATTTTTCTATATAACCTCAAGGGCCTGGCGATCGATGACATCGACTCGACTGGCTATGGCATCAAGCAGGAACTGGGCGGGCAAAACATTCATGTGCTGGCAAATGGCAATGTCACCATCAATGCGCCAGTTTCAACGGATAACGGCACCCTGACCGTGTACGGCGAAGGTGCGGTGAGCAACTTGACCAGCCTGACTTCCTCCGGCGATCTCAACATCATTGCCAACAGCGGCAACATCCTGAATTCGAGCAGCGGCACTATTACAGCGACCAATGGGTCGGCGCAACTGACCGCCGTGTCGGGATTCCTCCAGAACCTGGGCAACGTAACGGCGACCAATGGCGTTATCTCTTTTAGCGCCGCCCTGGGCATCGATCATTACGGCACGGCCTCCAGTATCGGCGGCGGGCTAGTCATGATGCACGTGACTAATGCCGAAGCAATGTTGTATACCGATGCCGCGTCGCAGATCGTCAATGTTGCGGGATCCACGGTCCTGACTGCGGACAAGATGGACTTGAACGGGACGATCAATTCCAGCGGCGGCCATGCCGTGCTGGCACCAGCATCGTCGATCGCGATTGATGTTGGCACCGTCAGTACCAACAATACGACATTTACACTGGAACTGTCGAATGGCGAGCTGAACCGCATTACCGCTGACAAGCTGATCATTGGCGATAACACGACGAGTGGACCGATTACGATCAAGTCATTCGTGGGCGGCGGAGCGGGAGGCGCACTGCAAAACATCTCCACCCTCCTGTCGCTCAGTTCCGCCGGTGCGATTACCCAGGATGCAAATGCGCTCATCGGCGGACCAGCGATCGAAGCCATAGGCAGTTCAGTCACCCTGATGGAAGCCAATCCTACTGGGGTCGTTTCCGGGGCGGCCACCGCAGGCGATTTCCAGTATCGCTCGGTGAATCAGATCACGCTGAGCTATGGCGCCCTCGGTACCGGCATTACCGTCCCTTTTTCTAATGCGATTCGACTTGAGTCGGATACCGGCATCAATCAATGGTTCGGCGGCCCCGTGATCGGCGGCCATCTGGTCGTGAAAACACCCGGCCCGGTATATCTGGATGACCCGGCGAACAATGTCTCCAAGATTTCTGCCGACCTGTATGTCGGCGGGACCGGCACGGGAAGTTTTGCTATGCGCAACTCCGGCAATGTGGCGGTGGAGAGTTCAACGTATGGCATCAACGGCATCACCACCAACAACACGGATGTGGAAATTTCGGTGCCGTCGTTGAGCTTTACCATCACGGAAAACCAGCCGATCACCACTGGCGCCGGCGTGAAAACCTTGCGTTATGATGGCCTGTTGGGTGGCGTCAGTACCACCACTTCGACTACGAGCACCAGTACCACGAGCACATCGAGTACCAGTACTTCAAGCACGAGCACGTCGAGTACGAGTACTACGAGCACCAGCACATCCAGCATCGGCTCGACCACGACGACTGGCGTCAGCACGACCACGACCGCCGGCGGGACGACGAGCACCATCGCCATGGCAACCACGACCACGACCACCGGCGGGACGACGACAACAACCCTGCCGCAGTCGGATCTCAGCGAGATTGTCGTTGAAAAATCAACCAACATTATCGTGAGTGGCGGCTCAGCGGTTGCGCCGGATTCCGGCAAGACGACGCAGGAAAAAGAGCAAAAAACATCGCGCAGCAATGACGTGATTGTCAGAGAAAACCAGAGTGGAGCAAGTAAAGATGAAGTCCCGCAAAAACTGTTCTGCAATTAATTTCTGCTTCGCGCTGTCGTTGCTGCTATGGGGCTTGCATGCCCATGCCGCGCAGGTGGCCGGTACTGTCATGGACCTGAATGGTCCGCTGCTGGCCAAAAAGGCCAATGGCACGGTCAGGGTGCTGGCACAAAAGTCACTGGTCGAGGAAGGTGATTTTCTGGTCACGG comes from the Janthinobacterium sp. 17J80-10 genome and includes:
- a CDS encoding filamentous hemagglutinin N-terminal domain-containing protein produces the protein MKKNAELRRKLLPLLIAGCFGAGQALANPFGAQVVNGQVSIAGQGNVLTVTNSPGAIINWQSFSIGAGELTKFVQQGASSTVLNRIVGQDPSQILGALQSNGRVLLINPNGILFGQGAQVNVGGLVASTLNISNEDFLAGRMKFQAGDKAGNLQNQGSITSASGGQIYLIAPNVENSGILTSPKGEVVLAAGRSVHLVDSANPDLHVVVSAPDNQAINLGQVVAESGNVGIYGALVKQRGLVSANSAVVGENGKIVFKASKDALLEAGSQTTATGAGTGGTIHVLGERVGLTGNARVDASGQAGGGTVLVGGDYQGKNAAVTNAKQTILGRDAEIRADAGTQGNGGKVIVWSDELTRAYGTISAKGGVQGGDGGFVEVSGKQRLNFDATVDISAPKGKAGSLLLDPRDIIVQGGTTGASGDSALINDNFVDSADADAVTDITISEGKLESLVGNITLQASQDVKFETFSDGNLYLSNVTNGSTFSILAGRDIISQDPVTNDAISTAGGAINFTASTGQINLGGSLNSNGGQITLNAGTTLAVGAISSTDGASAGNITLTSGGPMMLGRIGGINANASAPGDVRLTSGGAISILNDNNIRANRLKVIAAGGIDDGTGGHAYTDVSSLNAYNSGSGDIFLYNLKGLAIDDIDSTGYGIKQELGGQNIHVLANGNVTINAPVSTDNGTLTVYGEGAVSNLTSLTSSGDLNIIANSGNILNSSSGTITATNGSAQLTAVSGFLQNLGNVTATNGVISFSAALGIDHYGTASSIGGGLVMMHVTNAEAMLYTDAASQIVNVAGSTVLTADKMDLNGTINSSGGHAVLAPASSIAIDVGTVSTNNTTFTLELSNGELNRITADKLIIGDNTTSGPITIKSFVGGGAGGALQNISTLLSLSSAGAITQDANALIGGPAIEAIGSSVTLMEANPTGVVSGAATAGDFQYRSVNQITLSYGALGTGITVPFSNAIRLESDTGINQWFGGPVIGGHLVVKTPGPVYLDDPANNVSKISADLYVGGTGTGSFAMRNSGNVAVESSTYGINGITTNNTDVEISVPSLSFTITENQPITTGAGVKTLRYDGLLGGVSTTTSTTSTSTTSTSSTSTSSTSTSSTSTTSTSTSSIGSTTTTGVSTTTTAGGTTSTIAMATTTTTTGGTTTTTLPQSDLSEIVVEKSTNIIVSGGSAVAPDSGKTTQEKEQKTSRSNDVIVRENQSGASKDEVPQKLFCN